The following is a genomic window from Methanolinea sp..
TTCTGGAGTGATGACGGGGACGAGGAGGAGATAGAGGATAGCGATAATCAGCGTCGCGACCAGCGTGATCCAGAGGGTGGTACTAAGAGCACGGCTTTTTTCCTTCGAGGGCAAAAAGCGCACCAGCGCGGTGTCGAAGCCGAGGCGGGAGAGGGTGATCACGAGCGTGAGAGATGAAATGAGCGCCGTCGCCACGCCCACGTCGCCCTGCGAGTAGAGCCTTGCGGCAAAGGTCCAAAAGAGGAAGCCGAAGCCCACGTCGGTGATACGGCCGAGGGCGATGAAGAGGGAGTTCCGGTAGAGCGGGTTCCTCAGCTGCTCCCTCAGCTCGCTGGTGCTCCTCAGGATCGGGAGGTCCATCTGGATAAAGTTCTCGCAGGTAAAGGATGAGGTTTTTCGATCGGTATTTGGGTGAGCGGAACGATGATGTATCGGAGCCCGCACGGATAATGTTCAGCAAAAGCAATATTCCCTTTTAAAAGATATATGAACACAGGATGCCCATGCTCGTCAAATTCGAAGTGTATTCTGATGGCAGGTTCTGGTGCGGTCGTGGGATTGATGTCGATATCTTCACGCAGGGCAAAACACTCGACGAGCTGATGGCGCATATCCGGGAGGCGGTTGAACTTCATTTCGAGGAATATCTGACCCGGGGAGAGTCCATCCGGATACTGACGATCTCGGAATGCGAGGTTGAACCCTTTGCACGGGCTGCCAGTTGTTAGTGGAAAAGACTCCTGAAGGTCCTTTCCCAGATTGGATTACAGGGTGGTTCGCCAGCGGGGCAGCCATGTGCGACTCAAATGCACAACACCTGCGGGTAAATATGCGATCACCATTCCCCTTCATGAAGAGATTGCTCCGGGCACGCTCAGCGATATCATATCCAGAGTCGCTCTCTGGAAAGGCATACCAAAGGAAGAGATCATCAGGATGTTACGATAGAGCAGACATCTCCATCAT
Proteins encoded in this region:
- a CDS encoding type II toxin-antitoxin system HicB family antitoxin, which produces MPMLVKFEVYSDGRFWCGRGIDVDIFTQGKTLDELMAHIREAVELHFEEYLTRGESIRILTISECEVEPFARAASC
- a CDS encoding type II toxin-antitoxin system HicA family toxin codes for the protein MDYRVVRQRGSHVRLKCTTPAGKYAITIPLHEEIAPGTLSDIISRVALWKGIPKEEIIRMLR